The proteins below come from a single Pseudarthrobacter sp. SSS035 genomic window:
- a CDS encoding ABC transporter ATP-binding protein encodes MAKQTSFFRSISRLYPHVRPIIPRLVMGLLCALLASVVALTIPQVLRVLVNESLKPGGASDAVWTAAVVILVLGIAEAGLVALRRQFVINPATTVETRMRVSLYGHLQDLTVSFHDRWGSGQLLSRAMTDLNFLRRWMAFGAIMLVVTTLTVVIGIVVMFSMSWQLALIFLAAAVPIMAYGFRFRTRFSKVARRSQDQAGDLATTVEESVHGIRVLKAFGRSREALENFNEQAEELRQTEIVKAKHQATFTMVVTLLPELALGAGLVVGVMLCASGQLSIGALVAFFATAAVIATPVEFSGMLLAMALTAKSAVDRHFEVMDSVNTITSPPAPRTPSHLKGALSFKNATFAFEDAPDKPILKEINLDVRPGETMALVGITGSGKSALIQLVPRLFDVTDGSITIDGVDLREFDVDGLRRVVGVAFEDTTLFSSSVRDNVLLGAPDRTEAALDEALDVAQAHFAYSLPEGVDTLIGEEGLSLSGGQRQRIALARAIAARPRVLVLDDPLSALDVHTEELVETRLRAVLKDTTTLIVAHRPSTVALADRVALLEEGRIAAVGTHTELLAHNPHYRYVIASLDQEPRDLDSELSELEDESEDSIR; translated from the coding sequence ATGGCCAAGCAGACCTCATTTTTCAGATCCATCAGCCGTCTTTACCCTCACGTGAGGCCGATCATCCCCCGGCTGGTGATGGGGCTACTCTGCGCACTCCTGGCCAGTGTCGTGGCGCTGACCATCCCGCAGGTGCTGCGGGTCCTCGTCAATGAGTCCCTCAAACCCGGTGGCGCGTCGGACGCCGTTTGGACTGCCGCCGTCGTCATCCTGGTCCTGGGTATCGCCGAGGCGGGACTCGTGGCCCTCCGCCGGCAGTTTGTGATCAACCCGGCCACCACCGTGGAAACCCGGATGCGGGTCTCGCTGTACGGGCACCTGCAGGACCTGACCGTGTCCTTCCACGACCGCTGGGGCTCCGGCCAGCTGCTGTCGCGCGCCATGACGGACCTGAACTTCCTGCGCCGCTGGATGGCGTTCGGTGCCATCATGCTGGTGGTCACCACGCTCACGGTGGTCATCGGCATTGTGGTTATGTTTTCCATGAGCTGGCAGCTGGCCCTGATCTTCCTGGCCGCCGCGGTGCCCATCATGGCCTACGGGTTCCGGTTCCGGACGCGCTTCAGCAAGGTGGCGCGGCGGAGCCAGGACCAGGCCGGCGACCTCGCCACAACGGTGGAGGAATCCGTCCACGGCATCCGCGTCCTGAAGGCCTTCGGCCGCAGCCGCGAGGCCCTGGAGAACTTCAACGAGCAGGCCGAGGAACTCCGCCAGACCGAGATCGTGAAGGCGAAGCACCAGGCGACGTTCACCATGGTGGTTACCCTGCTGCCGGAACTCGCGCTCGGCGCCGGGCTCGTGGTGGGTGTGATGCTCTGCGCCAGCGGCCAGCTGAGCATCGGCGCCCTGGTGGCTTTCTTCGCCACCGCCGCCGTCATTGCGACGCCGGTGGAGTTCTCCGGCATGCTGCTGGCCATGGCACTCACCGCCAAGTCCGCCGTCGACCGCCACTTCGAGGTCATGGATTCGGTCAACACCATCACCAGTCCCCCGGCGCCGCGCACCCCCTCCCACCTGAAGGGCGCGCTCAGCTTCAAGAACGCCACATTCGCGTTCGAGGACGCGCCGGACAAGCCCATCCTCAAAGAGATCAACCTGGACGTCCGGCCGGGCGAGACCATGGCTCTGGTGGGTATCACGGGAAGCGGCAAGAGCGCGCTGATCCAGCTGGTCCCGCGCCTGTTCGACGTCACCGACGGCTCCATCACCATCGACGGGGTGGACCTGCGCGAGTTCGACGTCGACGGGCTCCGGCGCGTGGTGGGCGTCGCGTTCGAGGACACCACGCTGTTCTCAAGTTCCGTCCGCGACAACGTGCTCCTCGGGGCGCCGGACCGGACCGAGGCAGCCCTGGATGAAGCCCTGGATGTAGCGCAGGCGCACTTCGCGTACTCGCTGCCGGAGGGCGTGGACACGCTCATCGGAGAGGAGGGCCTGAGCCTGTCCGGCGGGCAGCGCCAGCGGATTGCCTTGGCCCGGGCCATCGCGGCGCGGCCCCGGGTCCTCGTGCTGGACGATCCGCTCTCGGCCCTGGACGTGCACACCGAAGAGCTCGTGGAAACCCGGCTCCGCGCGGTCCTGAAGGACACCACTACGCTGATTGTCGCGCACCGCCCGTCCACCGTGGCGCTGGCTGACCGGGTGGCGCTGCTCGAGGAAGGCCGGATCGCCGCCGTCGGAACCCACACGGAGCTTCTGGCGCACAATCCCCATTACCGCTACGTCATCGCCAGCCTGGACCAGGAACCACGGGACCTGGATTCGGAACTGTCGGAGCTTGAGGACGAGTCAGAGGACAGCATCCGATGA
- a CDS encoding transglycosylase domain-containing protein has translation MVTRKNPIFDTATTLGKIFGFLGVSAICGVLVAGLLVPAAAVSGSAASGSIEFFDTLPAELQVDPPSQSTRILAADGSLIANLYEENRTKVALDQISPFMKEAIIAVEDSRFYDHGGVDTTGILRAMVSTARGNKQGASTITQQYVNNVLNANLAAEGNTDDIKLNGVNKGVGDKLREMKLAIALEKKFSKEQILEGYLNIVFFNRDAYGIEAASKFFFSSTAKDLTLPQAALLAGLVNSPSAFDPITNPENAKERRDLVLGLMLNQGKITQVDHDAAVATPVEPKVTPSRQGCAYASTAPYFCDYVLHLLLNNPAYGATPKEREQMVFRGGLTIATTLDVNAQNVAQAESDAAAGVNPDNWGASIVSVQPTTGKILNMAQNTSYLPTEGKFNQTQNFNVDSLDKEGNDLNGLGGFQPGSTMKPFTFAQWLNEGKSMNANLNAATRKYPQAFPWRNTCPEPTVGWYDARIPGSFDLQNSDDGYYRNMTVLYGLQNSINTATFASAAQVDLCGIQKIVDAVGIHGGLPSADDPNPQVKMTTLANLIGSTQTAPLTMASAFATFANDGKYCEPIAITSVTDQTGAQLPAQSSNCKDAVKPEVARGVAYALQKVLDEGSGSLIKPRISTKTNFPVAAKTGTNDTNGSTWVVGFTTGVATAAWFGDPLGDQLRPGRNLTINGQFYKAIDGYMIAGPMFSKYMAQVAPAYGTNAFTAPPTNMVSGTPARTTPSTQATAPATAPAPQPSTDPAPGNSDKKN, from the coding sequence ATGGTGACTCGTAAGAACCCCATTTTCGACACGGCCACTACCCTCGGAAAGATATTTGGTTTCCTCGGTGTGAGCGCGATTTGTGGTGTCCTGGTGGCGGGCCTGCTGGTCCCGGCTGCGGCCGTTTCCGGCAGCGCGGCAAGCGGTTCCATCGAGTTCTTCGATACCCTCCCGGCAGAGCTGCAGGTGGACCCGCCCAGCCAGTCCACCCGGATCCTCGCCGCTGACGGCAGCCTGATCGCGAACCTCTACGAGGAAAACCGGACCAAGGTTGCCCTCGACCAGATTTCGCCGTTCATGAAGGAAGCGATCATCGCTGTCGAGGACAGCCGGTTCTACGATCATGGCGGTGTGGACACCACCGGCATCCTCCGCGCCATGGTCAGCACGGCCCGCGGCAACAAACAGGGTGCCTCCACCATCACCCAGCAGTACGTGAACAACGTACTCAACGCCAACCTCGCCGCCGAGGGAAACACTGATGACATCAAGCTCAACGGTGTCAACAAGGGCGTGGGCGACAAGCTTCGCGAAATGAAGCTCGCGATCGCCCTGGAGAAGAAATTCTCCAAGGAGCAGATCCTCGAGGGCTACCTCAACATCGTCTTCTTCAACCGCGACGCTTACGGCATCGAGGCCGCGTCCAAATTCTTCTTCAGCAGCACCGCGAAGGATCTGACTCTCCCGCAGGCAGCACTCCTTGCGGGGCTCGTGAACAGCCCGTCGGCCTTCGACCCGATCACCAACCCGGAGAACGCCAAGGAGCGTCGCGACCTGGTCCTGGGCCTGATGCTGAACCAGGGAAAGATCACGCAGGTTGATCACGACGCCGCCGTGGCCACCCCGGTGGAGCCGAAGGTCACCCCGTCACGCCAGGGCTGCGCGTACGCCTCCACGGCACCCTATTTCTGCGACTATGTGCTGCACCTGCTGCTCAACAACCCGGCCTACGGCGCCACTCCCAAAGAGCGTGAGCAGATGGTGTTCCGCGGCGGCCTGACCATCGCCACCACGCTGGACGTCAATGCCCAGAACGTGGCACAGGCCGAGTCGGATGCGGCGGCCGGCGTCAACCCTGACAACTGGGGCGCGTCCATCGTTTCCGTGCAGCCCACCACCGGCAAGATCCTGAACATGGCGCAGAACACGTCGTACCTGCCCACCGAAGGCAAGTTCAACCAGACGCAGAACTTCAACGTGGACAGCCTGGACAAGGAAGGCAACGACCTCAACGGCCTGGGCGGATTCCAGCCCGGTTCCACCATGAAGCCCTTCACGTTCGCCCAGTGGCTGAACGAGGGCAAGTCCATGAACGCCAACCTCAACGCCGCCACGCGCAAGTACCCTCAGGCCTTCCCCTGGAGGAACACGTGCCCGGAACCCACCGTGGGCTGGTATGACGCCCGGATTCCCGGCAGCTTCGACCTGCAGAACTCCGACGACGGCTACTACCGGAACATGACCGTCCTGTACGGCCTGCAGAACTCAATCAACACGGCCACGTTCGCGTCGGCGGCGCAGGTTGACCTCTGTGGCATCCAGAAGATCGTGGACGCTGTCGGTATCCACGGTGGCCTGCCCTCGGCTGACGATCCCAACCCGCAGGTCAAGATGACCACTTTGGCCAACCTGATCGGCTCAACGCAGACCGCCCCGCTGACCATGGCCTCCGCGTTTGCCACGTTCGCAAACGACGGCAAGTACTGCGAGCCCATCGCCATCACGTCTGTCACGGACCAGACCGGCGCACAGCTCCCGGCCCAGTCCTCCAACTGCAAGGATGCCGTCAAACCGGAGGTCGCCCGGGGCGTTGCGTATGCCTTGCAGAAAGTTCTGGATGAGGGGTCAGGATCCCTCATCAAACCCCGGATCTCCACCAAAACCAACTTCCCGGTGGCTGCCAAGACCGGTACCAACGACACCAACGGCTCCACCTGGGTGGTCGGTTTCACCACCGGTGTGGCCACTGCAGCATGGTTCGGCGACCCGCTGGGTGACCAGCTTCGCCCTGGCCGTAACTTGACGATCAACGGACAGTTCTACAAGGCGATCGACGGCTACATGATCGCCGGACCGATGTTCTCCAAGTACATGGCCCAGGTCGCTCCGGCGTATGGCACCAACGCGTTCACGGCCCCGCCCACCAACATGGTGAGCGGAACGCCTGCCCGGACCACGCCGTCAACGCAGGCCACCGCGCCTGCCACGGCTCCAGCCCCGCAGCCGTCCACGGACCCTGCACCGGGCAACAGCGACAAGAAGAACTAG
- a CDS encoding ABC transporter ATP-binding protein: protein MSNATFGTANEDNTHLSKSDSKTVRRRSLALLATLIRPVRLRFWLTIATVVLSQAARVAGPALIAFGIDHALPSLQAGDNLPLVLTGVAYLLAAIATAGLTALYVTSTARLSQAMLLDLRVRVFRHTQRLSLEFHEKYTSGRIIARQTSDLEALRELLDSGVSSLASGLLFMVFTAVTVFALDWRSGLIVLAAGVPMYFLSRWYQKHSQIVFRESRVVSARLIVHFVETMTGIRAVKAFRKETENAETYGQLSEDYRLVTVRSINLHGVFQPGLVLIGNVCVAVVLLFGGFRVLGGDLAVGVLLALILSTKRFFQPVDQMAMFYNSFQSAQAALEKVSGLLEEVPTVRPPKNPVALRDARGAVDFKGVEFRYGDGPVVIPTMDLHIPAGQTVALVGQTGAGKSTLAKLIARFYDVSSGSLTLDGVDLRSLTTTDLRRNIVMVTQEAFLFSGSVADNIALGRPEASRAEIEDAARAVGAHEFITELPEGYDTDVNKRGGRVSSGQRQLISFARAFLARPAVLILDEATSSLDIPSERLVQSGLARLLRPTSDAGSPAGAPGSAGGGPAAAGSAAAGAGRTALIIAHRLSTVETADRVLVVHDGRVVEDGTPAELIGGGGRFADLHGAWKDSLV, encoded by the coding sequence ATGAGTAACGCAACCTTCGGCACCGCCAACGAGGACAACACCCACCTCAGCAAGTCGGACAGTAAAACCGTACGACGGCGGTCGCTCGCCCTTTTGGCAACCCTGATCCGTCCGGTGCGGCTCAGGTTCTGGCTGACCATCGCCACCGTGGTCCTGTCCCAGGCCGCGCGCGTGGCCGGGCCTGCACTGATCGCGTTCGGCATCGACCACGCGCTCCCGTCGTTGCAGGCGGGCGACAACCTCCCTCTGGTGCTTACCGGCGTCGCCTACCTGCTCGCAGCGATCGCGACGGCGGGACTCACCGCCCTCTACGTCACCTCCACCGCGCGGCTCAGCCAGGCGATGCTGCTGGACCTGCGCGTCCGGGTCTTCCGGCACACACAGCGCCTGAGCCTGGAGTTCCACGAAAAGTACACGTCGGGACGCATCATCGCCCGGCAGACCTCGGACCTGGAGGCGCTGCGGGAACTCCTCGACTCCGGTGTCAGCTCCCTTGCCTCGGGGCTACTGTTCATGGTCTTCACGGCTGTGACGGTGTTTGCCTTGGACTGGCGCAGCGGGCTGATCGTGCTGGCCGCCGGCGTCCCGATGTACTTCCTGTCGCGCTGGTACCAGAAGCACTCCCAGATCGTGTTCCGCGAATCCCGGGTGGTGTCCGCCCGGCTGATTGTGCACTTTGTGGAGACCATGACCGGGATCCGCGCCGTGAAGGCCTTCCGCAAGGAAACTGAAAACGCCGAGACGTACGGCCAGCTGTCCGAGGACTACCGGCTGGTCACCGTGCGCTCCATCAACCTTCACGGCGTTTTCCAGCCCGGGCTGGTGCTGATCGGCAACGTCTGCGTGGCCGTGGTGCTCCTGTTCGGCGGGTTCCGTGTGCTGGGCGGGGACCTTGCCGTGGGTGTGCTGCTGGCACTGATCCTTTCCACCAAACGCTTCTTCCAGCCGGTGGACCAGATGGCCATGTTCTACAACTCCTTCCAGAGCGCCCAGGCTGCCCTGGAGAAGGTGTCCGGCCTGCTGGAGGAGGTTCCCACGGTCCGTCCGCCCAAGAACCCTGTTGCGCTCCGCGATGCCAGGGGCGCCGTCGATTTCAAGGGTGTGGAGTTCCGCTACGGCGACGGCCCTGTGGTCATCCCCACCATGGACCTGCACATCCCCGCTGGCCAGACCGTTGCCCTGGTGGGGCAGACCGGCGCCGGGAAATCCACGCTTGCCAAGCTGATCGCCCGCTTCTACGACGTCTCCTCCGGCTCCCTGACCCTGGACGGGGTGGACCTGCGCAGCCTCACCACCACGGACCTGCGCCGGAACATCGTGATGGTCACGCAGGAGGCGTTCCTGTTCAGCGGTTCCGTGGCGGACAACATCGCGCTGGGCCGGCCGGAGGCTTCGCGGGCGGAGATCGAGGATGCTGCCCGGGCCGTGGGCGCCCACGAGTTCATTACCGAACTCCCCGAAGGCTATGACACGGATGTCAACAAGCGCGGCGGCCGGGTGTCCTCCGGGCAACGGCAGCTGATCAGCTTCGCCCGGGCGTTCCTGGCCCGGCCGGCGGTGCTGATCCTGGACGAGGCCACCTCCTCGCTGGACATCCCCTCTGAGCGGCTCGTCCAGAGCGGCCTGGCGCGCCTTCTGCGGCCAACGTCCGACGCCGGCAGTCCGGCAGGTGCCCCCGGTTCGGCCGGTGGGGGCCCCGCGGCTGCGGGCTCTGCTGCTGCGGGCGCCGGCCGGACGGCGCTGATCATCGCGCACCGCCTCTCCACCGTTGAAACTGCCGACCGCGTCCTGGTGGTCCACGACGGCCGCGTGGTTGAGGACGGCACCCCTGCGGAACTCATCGGCGGCGGCGGACGCTTCGCAGACCTCCACGGCGCCTGGAAGGACTCCCTGGTCTAG
- a CDS encoding DUF4177 domain-containing protein: protein MTKWEYATIPLIIHATKQILDQWGEDGWELVQVITGPDGNGLVAYLKREKQ, encoded by the coding sequence ATGACCAAATGGGAGTACGCGACGATTCCGCTCATTATTCACGCCACCAAGCAGATTCTGGACCAGTGGGGAGAGGACGGCTGGGAGCTCGTCCAGGTAATCACCGGACCCGACGGCAACGGCCTCGTTGCCTACCTCAAGAGGGAGAAGCAGTAG
- a CDS encoding RidA family protein — translation MSTPAETTSGAETAPISAVEQRLAELGLTLPEVAAPVAAYVPAVITGSHVYTSGQLPFINGKLEATGKVSTGTEGASDEPTVSPEDAKAYAAVCAINALAAIKSVIGDLDRITRIVKVVGFVSSDPAFTGQPGVINGASELLGQVFGDAGQHARSAVGVSVLPLDSPVEVELIAEFS, via the coding sequence ATGAGCACCCCCGCAGAGACCACGTCCGGCGCGGAAACCGCGCCGATTTCAGCCGTAGAACAGCGCCTCGCCGAGCTGGGACTGACCCTGCCCGAGGTGGCCGCTCCCGTCGCCGCTTACGTGCCGGCCGTCATCACCGGAAGCCATGTTTACACCTCCGGCCAGCTGCCCTTTATTAACGGCAAACTCGAAGCAACCGGCAAGGTCTCCACCGGCACAGAGGGCGCCTCCGACGAGCCCACCGTGTCCCCGGAGGACGCCAAGGCCTACGCCGCTGTCTGCGCCATCAACGCGCTGGCGGCCATCAAGAGCGTCATCGGCGATCTGGACCGCATCACCCGCATCGTCAAGGTGGTGGGCTTCGTGTCCTCCGACCCGGCCTTCACCGGACAGCCGGGCGTCATCAACGGTGCGTCCGAGCTCCTCGGCCAGGTCTTTGGTGACGCAGGCCAGCACGCCCGCTCCGCCGTCGGCGTGTCCGTTCTTCCGCTCGACTCTCCCGTAGAGGTCGAACTGATCGCTGAATTCAGCTAA
- a CDS encoding Crp/Fnr family transcriptional regulator — protein sequence MDIEVLRRAPLFATLDDEAFRLLTDELTEVDLSRGASVFREGDQGDQLYFIVSGKVKLGRTSPDGRESLLAILGPGELFGEMALFDPSPRTATATAVSETRLAGLKNESLNALLRTRPEVSAQLLQALARRLRRTNDSLSDLVFSDVPGRVAKALLDLADRFGRPATDGVLVAHELTQEELAQLVGASRETVNKALAEFVQRGWLRLEARAVVILDMQRLRQRSR from the coding sequence ATGGACATCGAGGTACTGCGCCGAGCACCCCTATTTGCCACGCTCGACGACGAAGCATTCCGCCTGCTGACGGACGAGCTGACCGAGGTGGACCTCTCCCGCGGTGCATCGGTATTCCGCGAGGGCGACCAGGGCGACCAGCTCTACTTCATCGTCTCCGGCAAGGTGAAGCTGGGCCGCACGTCCCCCGATGGCAGGGAGTCCCTGCTCGCCATCCTGGGCCCGGGTGAACTGTTCGGCGAAATGGCACTCTTTGACCCCAGCCCCCGCACGGCAACGGCCACGGCTGTCTCCGAAACCCGCCTTGCTGGCCTGAAGAACGAAAGCCTCAACGCCCTGCTGCGGACACGCCCCGAGGTTTCGGCGCAGCTGCTGCAGGCCCTGGCCCGTCGCCTGCGCCGCACCAACGATTCGCTCTCGGACCTGGTGTTCTCCGACGTCCCCGGCCGCGTGGCCAAGGCCCTACTGGACCTGGCCGACCGATTCGGCCGCCCGGCAACCGACGGTGTCCTGGTAGCCCACGAGCTCACGCAAGAAGAGCTGGCCCAGCTGGTAGGCGCCTCCCGCGAGACGGTCAACAAGGCCCTGGCAGAGTTCGTTCAGCGCGGCTGGCTCCGCCTCGAAGCCCGTGCCGTAGTGATCCTCGACATGCAGCGCCTCCGCCAGCGCTCCCGCTAA
- a CDS encoding NUDIX hydrolase gives MPQLARRLFALPPDLEGAAQSWLEHGERTPRAARYASSVVLLRDSPTGLETWLGYRPGSSPLGVLAFPGGSLEASDDDAVGWLGPSPQHWAEQMGTDDVGLARRHVVGAIRELFEEAGVLLAGPDMSTTVENTSTHDWMRARVAVADQEKTFTELLAKRGLSLRTDLLKPLVNWRSPDFAHRRFDTRYFAATVPMNQQPSLLESKGVWGRWVCATKAIAARSTTALGDEVGQENTVGLTLGQLLVPGSEIMLEKMAAANGCIAYLSYKRKPHVYQARLVDEEGTLMLEVEAAKTVAGDPQRER, from the coding sequence TTGCCTCAGCTCGCCCGACGCTTGTTTGCCCTTCCTCCGGATCTTGAAGGGGCTGCCCAAAGCTGGCTCGAACACGGCGAGCGGACACCGCGTGCCGCCCGCTACGCATCGTCCGTGGTGCTTCTGCGGGATTCGCCCACCGGCCTGGAGACGTGGCTGGGGTACCGGCCCGGCTCCTCGCCGCTGGGCGTCCTCGCCTTCCCCGGAGGTTCCCTGGAGGCGTCCGACGACGACGCCGTCGGTTGGCTGGGCCCCTCACCCCAGCATTGGGCCGAGCAGATGGGGACGGACGACGTCGGGCTGGCGCGGCGCCACGTGGTGGGCGCCATCCGCGAACTCTTTGAGGAAGCCGGCGTGCTCCTTGCCGGGCCGGATATGTCAACCACCGTGGAAAACACGTCAACGCACGACTGGATGCGGGCCCGCGTGGCCGTTGCCGACCAGGAGAAGACCTTCACGGAGCTGCTCGCCAAGCGGGGACTCTCGCTGCGGACCGACCTGCTGAAGCCGCTCGTCAACTGGCGCAGCCCCGACTTCGCGCACCGCCGCTTCGACACCCGCTATTTCGCCGCCACCGTCCCCATGAACCAGCAGCCCAGCCTGCTGGAGAGCAAGGGCGTCTGGGGCCGCTGGGTGTGCGCCACCAAGGCCATCGCCGCGCGCAGCACCACGGCCCTGGGCGATGAAGTGGGCCAGGAGAACACCGTTGGCCTTACCCTCGGCCAGCTCCTGGTGCCGGGGTCGGAGATCATGCTGGAGAAGATGGCCGCAGCGAACGGCTGCATCGCCTACCTCAGCTACAAGCGCAAACCCCACGTGTACCAGGCACGGCTGGTCGATGAAGAGGGCACGCTCATGCTCGAAGTCGAGGCCGCCAAAACCGTAGCCGGAGACCCCCAGCGCGAACGCTAG
- a CDS encoding IS30 family transposase: MARSFPPNTRTEFVDMVCGGMSIVAAARRVGVTHGAGRNWWAQSGHMMTVNMGAVGGLSDPAPTADGPGGRALNLADRGMIQMGRRKGLSYADIGEAIGRDKSVVWREVNRNASADGVYYASVAHTRAHQARRRPKALKLVEDEDLCRLIGVWMDDGWSPKLISAMLAFYFAGDHTMQVSHETIYQALYVQSRGSLRADLAEKLSLKRKQRVPHAADRHKNSPYKEAFKISARPAEVQDRAVPGHWEGDLIIGCDGTAIGTLVERSTRFTILLHLAGDHTAETVAAAMIREMGQLPDHLRRSITWDRGTELAEYAQIQTALETTLYFCDPHSPWQRGTNENTNRLLRFWFEKGSDLSVHTPEDLRRVAAKLNRRPRPTLNLETPANRLNQLLHAA, translated from the coding sequence ATGGCCAGATCATTTCCTCCGAATACCCGCACCGAGTTCGTTGACATGGTGTGTGGCGGGATGTCGATTGTCGCTGCCGCGCGGCGTGTCGGAGTCACGCATGGGGCTGGGAGGAACTGGTGGGCCCAGTCTGGCCACATGATGACTGTGAACATGGGCGCTGTTGGGGGTCTTTCGGATCCGGCACCGACGGCGGACGGTCCGGGTGGCCGGGCGTTGAACTTGGCTGATCGGGGGATGATCCAGATGGGTCGGCGGAAGGGACTCAGCTATGCCGACATTGGTGAGGCGATTGGTCGGGACAAGTCGGTGGTCTGGCGGGAGGTGAACCGGAACGCCAGCGCGGACGGGGTGTATTACGCCTCGGTCGCCCATACGAGGGCGCATCAGGCCAGGCGCCGGCCCAAGGCGTTGAAGCTGGTCGAGGACGAGGATCTGTGCCGGCTGATCGGCGTGTGGATGGATGACGGGTGGAGTCCGAAACTGATCTCGGCGATGTTGGCGTTTTACTTCGCCGGTGATCACACTATGCAGGTGAGCCACGAGACGATCTACCAGGCGCTGTATGTTCAATCCCGCGGAAGTCTGCGGGCAGATCTGGCCGAGAAGCTCAGCCTGAAGCGGAAGCAGCGCGTTCCCCACGCCGCGGACCGGCACAAGAACAGCCCTTACAAGGAGGCGTTCAAGATCAGTGCGCGCCCGGCCGAGGTCCAGGACCGGGCGGTGCCGGGGCATTGGGAAGGTGACCTCATCATCGGCTGCGACGGGACCGCGATCGGAACACTCGTGGAACGCTCGACCAGGTTCACGATCCTCCTCCACCTCGCCGGGGACCACACCGCTGAGACTGTCGCCGCCGCGATGATCCGGGAGATGGGCCAGCTCCCGGATCACCTGCGACGGTCGATCACCTGGGACCGCGGCACGGAACTGGCCGAATACGCCCAAATCCAGACCGCACTCGAGACCACGCTCTACTTCTGCGACCCGCACTCACCCTGGCAGCGCGGGACCAACGAGAACACCAACCGGCTCCTGCGGTTCTGGTTCGAGAAAGGCTCTGACCTCTCCGTTCACACCCCGGAGGACCTCCGCCGGGTCGCCGCGAAACTCAACCGCCGGCCCCGGCCCACCCTTAACCTCGAGACCCCAGCCAACCGGCTGAACCAGCTGCTACACGCGGCATAA
- a CDS encoding metallophosphoesterase, whose translation MAVSPALASRVRNIGRGFAVTAGAGTAAGLAAFGYGLWEKNQFVLREETLPILPAGHAPFRVLHLSDIHFVPGQDTKARWLESLASLEPDLVVNTGDNLSHVKAVEPLLNALRPLLEFPGVFVPGSNDYYGPSFKNPASYLLGPSKIKPKPTELDWPRLRSGFGMGGWVDLTNRHQSVVLKGIRFDFSGVDDPHLGRERYAGWPRGTRDQDENAHLRVAVIHAPYQRVLDHFTQDGADLLLAGHTHGGQLCIPGYGALVSNCDLPTWRAKGLNNWESNGRTTPVNVSGGIGTSRFAPIRIACKPEAVLLTLTSPE comes from the coding sequence ATGGCAGTCAGCCCTGCATTGGCCAGCCGCGTCCGGAACATCGGGCGCGGCTTTGCCGTCACCGCCGGCGCGGGCACCGCGGCGGGTCTCGCCGCCTTCGGATACGGGCTGTGGGAGAAGAACCAGTTTGTCCTGCGCGAGGAAACACTGCCCATCCTGCCGGCAGGGCACGCGCCCTTCCGCGTCCTGCACCTGAGCGACATTCACTTCGTCCCGGGCCAGGACACGAAGGCCCGCTGGCTTGAGTCGCTGGCGTCGCTGGAGCCGGACCTGGTGGTCAACACCGGGGATAACCTCAGCCACGTCAAGGCGGTGGAGCCCCTGCTGAACGCACTGCGCCCGCTCCTGGAATTTCCCGGCGTTTTCGTCCCGGGGTCCAACGACTACTACGGCCCGAGCTTCAAAAACCCCGCGTCCTACCTGCTGGGCCCGTCCAAGATCAAGCCCAAACCAACCGAACTGGACTGGCCACGGCTGCGGTCGGGCTTCGGCATGGGCGGCTGGGTGGACCTCACCAACCGGCACCAATCGGTGGTACTGAAGGGCATCCGTTTTGACTTCTCCGGCGTGGACGATCCGCACTTGGGCCGGGAGCGCTATGCGGGCTGGCCCCGCGGCACCCGTGACCAGGACGAGAACGCGCACCTCCGGGTTGCGGTCATCCATGCCCCGTACCAGCGGGTCCTGGACCACTTCACGCAGGACGGCGCGGACCTGCTGCTGGCGGGCCACACCCATGGCGGCCAGCTCTGCATCCCCGGCTACGGCGCCCTGGTGTCCAACTGCGACCTCCCCACGTGGCGGGCCAAGGGACTCAACAACTGGGAAAGCAACGGACGTACGACGCCGGTCAACGTCTCGGGCGGCATCGGCACCTCCCGGTTCGCTCCCATCCGCATCGCCTGCAAACCCGAGGCCGTCCTGCTGACGCTCACCTCCCCCGAATAG